The following is a genomic window from Candidatus Omnitrophota bacterium.
CCTAATTATCAAGTCACCTTCGGTAATGTATCTTTTTATCACTGGCTACAGAAAATTGGATTAATGCCTAATAAAACCTATAATCTCAAGGAACTTTTAGTGCCAAAAAATTACCTTGCAGATTATCTTCGCGGGTTTATAGATGGTGATGGTTCAATTTTTACTTATGCCGATCGATATATGTGCTATAAAGGAAAACACTATACATACAAACGCCTTTATGTCGCATTTAATTCCCTAAGTAAAATACATCTATCTTGGATAAAATCCAACTTAGAAGTACTGTTGGGATTGAAGGGCGGATTCGCTAAGTGGAGCAATAAACATAGCACCGCGCCTCTCTGGACTCTGCGGTATGCTAAAAATGATTCGCTTAAATTGCTTCCCTGGATTTATTATAAAGAGGATTTACCTTGCCTTAAACGCAAAAGAAAAATTGCCGACAGATTCTTAAGAAACTTGCGAGTTAATTCCGATTTACAAAATTAATCCTGATTCTCTCCCTCGGCACTAAATTGGGTAAGGCAGGCTGATAAATTCATTTACCCTGGCTGTGTCTGTATTTTATTACTCTTACTTTCTCCAACGTAACCAGCCCCTCCGTTACCGCTTCATCAAGGAAAGGGATAAGTTTATTAAGGTTTTCTTCGGTATCTACCAGTTCAACGACTATCGGCAGATCTTCAGAGAGGCGTAATAGCTTTGCCGTATGCATGCGGCTGTCCGCGCCAAAACCCATAATTCCACGGATCACCGTAGCGCCTGCCAGATTAAGTTCCCTCGCCTTAAGGACGATCTGCTCATAGAGCGCTTTGCCCTTGTATTGATCCGTCTCTCCGACAAAGATACGCAATAACATCCCTTCTTCAGGCAGTTTCATTTACGCCACCCCCTTCAGATTAGCCATCAGGAACCTGGCCGCCGCAAAACCGGCAAAGACCAAAGCTATGCCGATAATATTGGATGCCAGGATATTGATAACGGCGATCTTGAATTCGCCATCCCGGATCAGATTAAAATTTTCCAAACTGAACGTTGAAAAAGTGGTGAACCCTCCGAGGATGCCGATAAATATGAACATTCTTACGGTCGGCGCGACTGCCAACCGCTCAAAAATACCCCATAAGAATCCGATCACCAGAGAACCCGCGAGATTTACTACGAGCGTGCTTACGGGAAAGACTCCGTTTGAAAATCTGTAGTCAATGCCGGAAGCGATATACCTGAGAAGCGTCCCCGCGGCTCCGCCTAAAGCGATAAAAAATAACCTCAACATAAGTTGACCCCTCCTTCTTTATCCGGTAGGAGTTATCAGCCCTGTTGAGGCGGTTAAGAGGCAAACCCCATTGCCTGCTTTTGAATGCCTTGGAAAAAATCAGATATCGCTCATTATTATATTATTTCTTTTCCGGATCGCAATACAAATTTAACAACCTGTGGCAAACCACTCCCTTGTTCTAAGGCAGACCCTGACCAGCAACAACATGACAGGCACTTCTATAAGCACGCCGACTACGGTTGCCAGGGACGCCCCGGACGACAAGCCGAATAATACCGTAGACGTGGCTATAGCCACTTCAAAATGATTGCTGGCGCCGATAAGCGCGGACGGGGCAGCGTCCCGATATCCCAACTTCAGCCATTTCGCCAGCAGATATGTGATCGCGAATATCAGGCAGGTCTGTATGAGGAGCGGCACGGCGATAAGAAAAATAACCTGCGGCTGGCTGATAATCAAATCACCCTTAAATGAGAATAAAAGTATCAGCGTAACCAGCAGCGCTGCTATGGATACCTCTGTCAAATAATGTATAAATCTTTCCTCAAACCATTTAAATCCCTTTTTGGCAATAATCCATTTGCGCGAATAATACCCTAAAAGCAGGGGCAGGCCCACATAAATTACTACCGATAACACTATTGTCTGCCAGGGTATGGGCATCTTATTCACCCCTAAAAGCCAGCCGCCCAGCGGGGCATAGAGGAAAAGCATGGTCAGCGAATTGATCGCCACCATAACCAGCGTGTGGCCGCCGTTGCCTCTGGATAGATGGCCCCAAATAAGCACCATCGCGGTGCAGGGGGCGATGCCCAGCAGTATGCAGCCGGAGATATACGAACGGTAAAGTTCAACTCGCGAGCCGTCTTTGATAATTTCCAACCCGGGAAGCCAGCCCTTGAAGATCCCGCCTAAAAACAGCGTGGCGATGGCAAGCATGGTAAACGGCTTGATGCACCAATTGACAAACAATGTCAATATAACCGGCTTCGGCGCCTTGCCTGCCTTGACAACCTCGGCAAAATCTATCTTTACCATGATCGGGTACATCATAAAAAACAGGCATACCGCTATAGGGATGGATACCTGGTAAACAGAAAAACTGTCCAGCCGCACTGCCAAAGCCGGGAACAACCTTCCCAGCAGGATGCCCGCGCCGATACATCCGGCAACCCACAAGGTAAGATATTTCTCAAAAAAACTTAAACGGCGCTCTTCATGGATGATGTGCTCCATAAGACCTCCTTAGAAGAACTTTAATACGTAGGCCACCATATAATATACTCCCACTAACACGAATGTTAATCCGGTAACTATTCGCATATAATGCTCTAACCTTGTCAGCTTATGGAACCAATGGCT
Proteins encoded in this region:
- a CDS encoding DUF190 domain-containing protein, encoding MKLPEEGMLLRIFVGETDQYKGKALYEQIVLKARELNLAGATVIRGIMGFGADSRMHTAKLLRLSEDLPIVVELVDTEENLNKLIPFLDEAVTEGLVTLEKVRVIKYRHSQGK
- the crcB gene encoding fluoride efflux transporter CrcB, producing the protein MLRLFFIALGGAAGTLLRYIASGIDYRFSNGVFPVSTLVVNLAGSLVIGFLWGIFERLAVAPTVRMFIFIGILGGFTTFSTFSLENFNLIRDGEFKIAVINILASNIIGIALVFAGFAAARFLMANLKGVA
- the arsB gene encoding ACR3 family arsenite efflux transporter, which translates into the protein MEHIIHEERRLSFFEKYLTLWVAGCIGAGILLGRLFPALAVRLDSFSVYQVSIPIAVCLFFMMYPIMVKIDFAEVVKAGKAPKPVILTLFVNWCIKPFTMLAIATLFLGGIFKGWLPGLEIIKDGSRVELYRSYISGCILLGIAPCTAMVLIWGHLSRGNGGHTLVMVAINSLTMLFLYAPLGGWLLGVNKMPIPWQTIVLSVVIYVGLPLLLGYYSRKWIIAKKGFKWFEERFIHYLTEVSIAALLVTLILLFSFKGDLIISQPQVIFLIAVPLLIQTCLIFAITYLLAKWLKLGYRDAAPSALIGASNHFEVAIATSTVLFGLSSGASLATVVGVLIEVPVMLLLVRVCLRTREWFATGC
- a CDS encoding LAGLIDADG family homing endonuclease encodes the protein MAENKTTYQWSPELAYIVGLITTDGSLSCDRRHITMVSRDLQLLKTFRKCLNLRNRISKRKQYKNRPNPNYQVTFGNVSFYHWLQKIGLMPNKTYNLKELLVPKNYLADYLRGFIDGDGSIFTYADRYMCYKGKHYTYKRLYVAFNSLSKIHLSWIKSNLEVLLGLKGGFAKWSNKHSTAPLWTLRYAKNDSLKLLPWIYYKEDLPCLKRKRKIADRFLRNLRVNSDLQN